A portion of the Salmo trutta chromosome 1, fSalTru1.1, whole genome shotgun sequence genome contains these proteins:
- the LOC115199098 gene encoding ELAV-like protein 3 isoform X3: MSRMVTQIISTMETQVSNGPSGTSLPNGPVISTNGATDDSKTNLIVNYLPQNMTQEEFKSLFGSIGEIESCKLVRDKITGIHDASAGQSLGYGFVNYVDPNDADKAINTLNGLKLQTKTIKVSYARPSSASIRDANLYVSGLPKTMTQKDMEQLFSQYGRIITSRILVDQVTGISRGVGFIRFDKRNEAEEAIKGLNGQKPLGAAEPITVKFANNPSQKTGQALLTQLYQTAARRYTGPLHHQTQRFSLIPPFGKGPDPNNSTKPILDNLLNASYGVKSSPSLLPRFSPITIDSMTSLAGVNLTGPTGAGWCIFVYNLSPEADESVLWQLFGPFGAVTNVKVIRDFTTNKCKGFGFVTMTNYDEAAMAIASLNGYRLGDRVLQVSFKTSKQHKA, translated from the exons CAGATAATCAGCACCATGGAAACCCAGGTGTCCAACGGTCCGAGCGGAACCAGCCTGCCTAACGGGCCAGTCATCAGCACCAACGGTGCCACAGACGACAGCAAGACCAACCTAATCGTCAACTACCTGCCTCAGAACATGACCCAGGAGGAATTCAAGAGCCTGTTCGGTAGCATCGGAGAGATTGAATCCTGCAAACTGGTCCGAGACAAGATTACAGGTATTCATGATGCTTCAGCAG GCCAGAGTTTGGGCTATGGGTTCGTAAACTATGTGGATCCCAATGACGCAGACAAGGCCATCAACACACTCAACGGTCTCAAACTGCAGACCAAAACAATTAAG GTATCGTACGCCCGTCCCAGTTCAGCATCTATCCGTGATGCTAACCTGTATGTGAGCGGTCTGCCTAAGACCATGACCCAGAAAGACATGGAGCAGCTGTTCTCCCAGTACGGACGCATCATCACCTCCCGCATCCTGGTGGACCAGGTTACAG GTATATCGCGAGGAGTGGGCTTCATCCGGTTTGACAAGCGGAACGAGGCGGAAGAGGCCATCAAGGGCCTGAACGGCCAAAAGCCCCTGGGCGCAGCCGAACCCATCACGGTGAAGTTTGCCAACAACCCCAGCCAGAAGACGGGCCAGGCCCTGCTCACCCAGCTGTACCAGACCGCTGCACGCCGCTACACTGGCCCTCTGCACCACCAGACTCAGCGCTTCAG CCTCATCCCTCCATTTGGAAAGGGACCAGATCCAAATAACAGCACAAAACCAAT ACTCGACAATTTACTAAACGCCAGCTACGGAGTCAAGAG ttctccctctctcctgcctagGTTCTCCCCCATCACCATCGACAGCATGACCAGCCTGGCGGGAGTCAACCTGACCGGGCCCACTGGAGCCGGCTGGTGCATCTTCGTCTACAACCTATCGCCCGAGGCTGACGAAAGCGTCCTGTGGCAGCTGTTCGGGCCCTTCGGCGCCGTCACAAACGTCAAGGTCATCCGTGACTTCACCACCAACAAATGTAAGGGCTTCGGCTTCGTCACCATGACCAACTATGACGAGGCAGCCATGGCCATCGCTAGTCTCAACGGCTACCGCTTGGGAGACCGCGTGCTGCAGGTCTCCTTCAAGACCAGCAAGCAACACaaggcctga
- the LOC115199098 gene encoding ELAV-like protein 3 isoform X2, giving the protein MSRMVTIISTMETQVSNGPSGTSLPNGPVISTNGATDDSKTNLIVNYLPQNMTQEEFKSLFGSIGEIESCKLVRDKITGIHDASAGQSLGYGFVNYVDPNDADKAINTLNGLKLQTKTIKVSYARPSSASIRDANLYVSGLPKTMTQKDMEQLFSQYGRIITSRILVDQVTAGISRGVGFIRFDKRNEAEEAIKGLNGQKPLGAAEPITVKFANNPSQKTGQALLTQLYQTAARRYTGPLHHQTQRFSLIPPFGKGPDPNNSTKPILDNLLNASYGVKSSPSLLPRFSPITIDSMTSLAGVNLTGPTGAGWCIFVYNLSPEADESVLWQLFGPFGAVTNVKVIRDFTTNKCKGFGFVTMTNYDEAAMAIASLNGYRLGDRVLQVSFKTSKQHKA; this is encoded by the exons ATAATCAGCACCATGGAAACCCAGGTGTCCAACGGTCCGAGCGGAACCAGCCTGCCTAACGGGCCAGTCATCAGCACCAACGGTGCCACAGACGACAGCAAGACCAACCTAATCGTCAACTACCTGCCTCAGAACATGACCCAGGAGGAATTCAAGAGCCTGTTCGGTAGCATCGGAGAGATTGAATCCTGCAAACTGGTCCGAGACAAGATTACAGGTATTCATGATGCTTCAGCAG GCCAGAGTTTGGGCTATGGGTTCGTAAACTATGTGGATCCCAATGACGCAGACAAGGCCATCAACACACTCAACGGTCTCAAACTGCAGACCAAAACAATTAAG GTATCGTACGCCCGTCCCAGTTCAGCATCTATCCGTGATGCTAACCTGTATGTGAGCGGTCTGCCTAAGACCATGACCCAGAAAGACATGGAGCAGCTGTTCTCCCAGTACGGACGCATCATCACCTCCCGCATCCTGGTGGACCAGGTTACAG CAGGTATATCGCGAGGAGTGGGCTTCATCCGGTTTGACAAGCGGAACGAGGCGGAAGAGGCCATCAAGGGCCTGAACGGCCAAAAGCCCCTGGGCGCAGCCGAACCCATCACGGTGAAGTTTGCCAACAACCCCAGCCAGAAGACGGGCCAGGCCCTGCTCACCCAGCTGTACCAGACCGCTGCACGCCGCTACACTGGCCCTCTGCACCACCAGACTCAGCGCTTCAG CCTCATCCCTCCATTTGGAAAGGGACCAGATCCAAATAACAGCACAAAACCAAT ACTCGACAATTTACTAAACGCCAGCTACGGAGTCAAGAG ttctccctctctcctgcctagGTTCTCCCCCATCACCATCGACAGCATGACCAGCCTGGCGGGAGTCAACCTGACCGGGCCCACTGGAGCCGGCTGGTGCATCTTCGTCTACAACCTATCGCCCGAGGCTGACGAAAGCGTCCTGTGGCAGCTGTTCGGGCCCTTCGGCGCCGTCACAAACGTCAAGGTCATCCGTGACTTCACCACCAACAAATGTAAGGGCTTCGGCTTCGTCACCATGACCAACTATGACGAGGCAGCCATGGCCATCGCTAGTCTCAACGGCTACCGCTTGGGAGACCGCGTGCTGCAGGTCTCCTTCAAGACCAGCAAGCAACACaaggcctga
- the LOC115199098 gene encoding ELAV-like protein 3 isoform X6, translating to MSRMVTIISTMETQVSNGPSGTSLPNGPVISTNGATDDSKTNLIVNYLPQNMTQEEFKSLFGSIGEIESCKLVRDKITGQSLGYGFVNYVDPNDADKAINTLNGLKLQTKTIKVSYARPSSASIRDANLYVSGLPKTMTQKDMEQLFSQYGRIITSRILVDQVTAGISRGVGFIRFDKRNEAEEAIKGLNGQKPLGAAEPITVKFANNPSQKTGQALLTQLYQTAARRYTGPLHHQTQRFSLIPPFGKGPDPNNSTKPILDNLLNASYGVKSSPSLLPRFSPITIDSMTSLAGVNLTGPTGAGWCIFVYNLSPEADESVLWQLFGPFGAVTNVKVIRDFTTNKCKGFGFVTMTNYDEAAMAIASLNGYRLGDRVLQVSFKTSKQHKA from the exons ATAATCAGCACCATGGAAACCCAGGTGTCCAACGGTCCGAGCGGAACCAGCCTGCCTAACGGGCCAGTCATCAGCACCAACGGTGCCACAGACGACAGCAAGACCAACCTAATCGTCAACTACCTGCCTCAGAACATGACCCAGGAGGAATTCAAGAGCCTGTTCGGTAGCATCGGAGAGATTGAATCCTGCAAACTGGTCCGAGACAAGATTACAG GCCAGAGTTTGGGCTATGGGTTCGTAAACTATGTGGATCCCAATGACGCAGACAAGGCCATCAACACACTCAACGGTCTCAAACTGCAGACCAAAACAATTAAG GTATCGTACGCCCGTCCCAGTTCAGCATCTATCCGTGATGCTAACCTGTATGTGAGCGGTCTGCCTAAGACCATGACCCAGAAAGACATGGAGCAGCTGTTCTCCCAGTACGGACGCATCATCACCTCCCGCATCCTGGTGGACCAGGTTACAG CAGGTATATCGCGAGGAGTGGGCTTCATCCGGTTTGACAAGCGGAACGAGGCGGAAGAGGCCATCAAGGGCCTGAACGGCCAAAAGCCCCTGGGCGCAGCCGAACCCATCACGGTGAAGTTTGCCAACAACCCCAGCCAGAAGACGGGCCAGGCCCTGCTCACCCAGCTGTACCAGACCGCTGCACGCCGCTACACTGGCCCTCTGCACCACCAGACTCAGCGCTTCAG CCTCATCCCTCCATTTGGAAAGGGACCAGATCCAAATAACAGCACAAAACCAAT ACTCGACAATTTACTAAACGCCAGCTACGGAGTCAAGAG ttctccctctctcctgcctagGTTCTCCCCCATCACCATCGACAGCATGACCAGCCTGGCGGGAGTCAACCTGACCGGGCCCACTGGAGCCGGCTGGTGCATCTTCGTCTACAACCTATCGCCCGAGGCTGACGAAAGCGTCCTGTGGCAGCTGTTCGGGCCCTTCGGCGCCGTCACAAACGTCAAGGTCATCCGTGACTTCACCACCAACAAATGTAAGGGCTTCGGCTTCGTCACCATGACCAACTATGACGAGGCAGCCATGGCCATCGCTAGTCTCAACGGCTACCGCTTGGGAGACCGCGTGCTGCAGGTCTCCTTCAAGACCAGCAAGCAACACaaggcctga
- the LOC115199098 gene encoding ELAV-like protein 3 isoform X12, whose amino-acid sequence MSRMVTIISTMETQVSNGPSGTSLPNGPVISTNGATDDSKTNLIVNYLPQNMTQEEFKSLFGSIGEIESCKLVRDKITGQSLGYGFVNYVDPNDADKAINTLNGLKLQTKTIKVSYARPSSASIRDANLYVSGLPKTMTQKDMEQLFSQYGRIITSRILVDQVTGISRGVGFIRFDKRNEAEEAIKGLNGQKPLGAAEPITVKFANNPSQKTGQALLTQLYQTAARRYTGPLHHQTQRFRFSPITIDSMTSLAGVNLTGPTGAGWCIFVYNLSPEADESVLWQLFGPFGAVTNVKVIRDFTTNKCKGFGFVTMTNYDEAAMAIASLNGYRLGDRVLQVSFKTSKQHKA is encoded by the exons ATAATCAGCACCATGGAAACCCAGGTGTCCAACGGTCCGAGCGGAACCAGCCTGCCTAACGGGCCAGTCATCAGCACCAACGGTGCCACAGACGACAGCAAGACCAACCTAATCGTCAACTACCTGCCTCAGAACATGACCCAGGAGGAATTCAAGAGCCTGTTCGGTAGCATCGGAGAGATTGAATCCTGCAAACTGGTCCGAGACAAGATTACAG GCCAGAGTTTGGGCTATGGGTTCGTAAACTATGTGGATCCCAATGACGCAGACAAGGCCATCAACACACTCAACGGTCTCAAACTGCAGACCAAAACAATTAAG GTATCGTACGCCCGTCCCAGTTCAGCATCTATCCGTGATGCTAACCTGTATGTGAGCGGTCTGCCTAAGACCATGACCCAGAAAGACATGGAGCAGCTGTTCTCCCAGTACGGACGCATCATCACCTCCCGCATCCTGGTGGACCAGGTTACAG GTATATCGCGAGGAGTGGGCTTCATCCGGTTTGACAAGCGGAACGAGGCGGAAGAGGCCATCAAGGGCCTGAACGGCCAAAAGCCCCTGGGCGCAGCCGAACCCATCACGGTGAAGTTTGCCAACAACCCCAGCCAGAAGACGGGCCAGGCCCTGCTCACCCAGCTGTACCAGACCGCTGCACGCCGCTACACTGGCCCTCTGCACCACCAGACTCAGCGCTTCAG GTTCTCCCCCATCACCATCGACAGCATGACCAGCCTGGCGGGAGTCAACCTGACCGGGCCCACTGGAGCCGGCTGGTGCATCTTCGTCTACAACCTATCGCCCGAGGCTGACGAAAGCGTCCTGTGGCAGCTGTTCGGGCCCTTCGGCGCCGTCACAAACGTCAAGGTCATCCGTGACTTCACCACCAACAAATGTAAGGGCTTCGGCTTCGTCACCATGACCAACTATGACGAGGCAGCCATGGCCATCGCTAGTCTCAACGGCTACCGCTTGGGAGACCGCGTGCTGCAGGTCTCCTTCAAGACCAGCAAGCAACACaaggcctga
- the LOC115199098 gene encoding ELAV-like protein 3 isoform X13: MSRMVTIISTMETQVSNGPSGTSLPNGPVISTNGATDDSKTNLIVNYLPQNMTQEEFKSLFGSIGEIESCKLVRDKITGQSLGYGFVNYVDPNDADKAINTLNGLKLQTKTIKVSYARPSSASIRDANLYVSGLPKTMTQKDMEQLFSQYGRIITSRILVDQVTAGISRGVGFIRFDKRNEAEEAIKGLNGQKPLGAAEPITVKFANNPSQKTGQALLTQLYQTAARRYTGPLHHQTQRFRLDNLLNASYGVKRFSPITIDSMTSLAGVNLTGPTGAGWCIFVYNLSPEADESVLWQLFGPFGAVTNVKVIRDFTTNKCKGFGFVTMTNYDEAAMAIASLNGYRLGDRVLQVSFKTSKQHKA, encoded by the exons ATAATCAGCACCATGGAAACCCAGGTGTCCAACGGTCCGAGCGGAACCAGCCTGCCTAACGGGCCAGTCATCAGCACCAACGGTGCCACAGACGACAGCAAGACCAACCTAATCGTCAACTACCTGCCTCAGAACATGACCCAGGAGGAATTCAAGAGCCTGTTCGGTAGCATCGGAGAGATTGAATCCTGCAAACTGGTCCGAGACAAGATTACAG GCCAGAGTTTGGGCTATGGGTTCGTAAACTATGTGGATCCCAATGACGCAGACAAGGCCATCAACACACTCAACGGTCTCAAACTGCAGACCAAAACAATTAAG GTATCGTACGCCCGTCCCAGTTCAGCATCTATCCGTGATGCTAACCTGTATGTGAGCGGTCTGCCTAAGACCATGACCCAGAAAGACATGGAGCAGCTGTTCTCCCAGTACGGACGCATCATCACCTCCCGCATCCTGGTGGACCAGGTTACAG CAGGTATATCGCGAGGAGTGGGCTTCATCCGGTTTGACAAGCGGAACGAGGCGGAAGAGGCCATCAAGGGCCTGAACGGCCAAAAGCCCCTGGGCGCAGCCGAACCCATCACGGTGAAGTTTGCCAACAACCCCAGCCAGAAGACGGGCCAGGCCCTGCTCACCCAGCTGTACCAGACCGCTGCACGCCGCTACACTGGCCCTCTGCACCACCAGACTCAGCGCTTCAG ACTCGACAATTTACTAAACGCCAGCTACGGAGTCAAGAG GTTCTCCCCCATCACCATCGACAGCATGACCAGCCTGGCGGGAGTCAACCTGACCGGGCCCACTGGAGCCGGCTGGTGCATCTTCGTCTACAACCTATCGCCCGAGGCTGACGAAAGCGTCCTGTGGCAGCTGTTCGGGCCCTTCGGCGCCGTCACAAACGTCAAGGTCATCCGTGACTTCACCACCAACAAATGTAAGGGCTTCGGCTTCGTCACCATGACCAACTATGACGAGGCAGCCATGGCCATCGCTAGTCTCAACGGCTACCGCTTGGGAGACCGCGTGCTGCAGGTCTCCTTCAAGACCAGCAAGCAACACaaggcctga